TCACTGTGAAGTGTACTCTGTGCTCTAGGTCTTAAATGGAAATTGTTAGGCAGGCCTTCTTGGATTTTGGGAGGTTTATTATGCAGGGGGACGGGGTTCCCCATCTGTCCACTACTGACGACACATTAGAGGAGGGGCTTGGCACAAGATGCCAAGCTCTAAGTGTGGCCCGGTCCTCATTATGATGCTGGTAGTTGGAGTAAGCAGCTTTTAGACTCCAGCCAGGAGATGTGAGTAGGAAAGCATTTAGTTATTGAGAAGTATAAAGAGATTGTTGTGACAGCTCTACAAGTTGATTGGCCCAATTAAGCCAGTGACAGTGTTTCTATCAATGGATGAATTGATGCTCACCAATTTGTGGGTTTTCTTACAGTTTATAGTTTGACATTAAAACCCTTCATCAAACCAGCAGTCCTGATAGTTTAAACATAAGTGTGTTGTCATCTGAGATGGTGATAAAGGATGGAGAATCTAGACTACGGGTGACTAAAAGGCGTTTTGTTGAAAAGACTGAggcataataatgataataataataaatgttatttaaaagcACCCAAAGACACTTAACAATGGAGTAAAACACATAGTAGAACAATGACAACCAAGAACAGTAATTAGTttacagtgaatatgcagatttgaacagatgggCATACAAAGTTAGGCATGTTTTGCCTTCGATTCACTCGAGCTGTCCCTGGCTGCTCTCTGGCTCAGTGGGTGGGGCTCAGGCATCTCCCCCTCACAAAGTAAACCATGTGTTACCTGAGGCTAAAatctgtgcgtgtgtttttatttctttttcgtCCCAATGAGTGAATAACTGAAGAAGAACGAATACAAGTGAAGGGCAAAGATGCTCTTCACATCTCAGGTGTAGAAACATTTTAGGTGGGAGCTGAAGAAGAGATGGGAAATCCCATTAACTGCACAGTAACCTCATACCATACGAGGAAGTCTGTTACAAACTCAATGACACTATTCATTCTTTTCAGTTACGTGACCAGTGCAGAGCCCAGAGGAGAAAAGCAACAGTtaaaactagggctgggcgatatatcgagtatACTCGATGTAACTGTCAAGTATAAATTGGCATGGCAATATTAACCCCCCCGTGGCCCACTGCACTCTGTGTTTATATACCACCAGATAGGGAAAAATATGGCGGGAGCTTCAGACGAGCGAGGGAATGAGACTCGCTGCGTTTGGATTTCGTGAGGAGGATGCAGAACACAGTGCGGTCATTTGCATTAATGCCGTAAAactattgctgctaaaggtagCAGTACTACGAAATTATTCCACCAGCTTAAAAGTCATCTGCTGCAAAATGAAGACCGTTTCAAACCTGAGGCATGTCAGCGTCTCGCCACACACCAAAGAACACGCTAAATAAACCAGCTGTGACACCTGTGACTGCTCTTAGTCGTTTTTATAGTCACTATCTAGacttttgtttctgtaatttgaggtcagcaaaatgtttttattcccaTTGTCAGGTAAACCATTTCTCCATTTTAAATAACTGAGTTGATGTGTAGGAGGGATCTGCAGTGTTTGCAGAAGTGCTTTACTTTAAAAGATTGATAGTTAAAGTGCAGTAAAAGTACTCAGTCACAATAATGACTACAGGTAACTGTAGTGCAGAGGCATGATGGAACACAAGACTCCACTTATGAAAAGTAGCTTAGAAGTAAAAATAAGAGAATTTGAAGCACTGCTGATAATCTTAATGAGTCAAGTAATACAGAAGTTATGGAACTGATACAAGATACTCGGGCTGAAATGTTCGGGCTAAGACcctcaagaagaagatgaaATTCAGGCTAGGAAAAGAGGAGGGATTCTCTTCTGCGAGGAGTACACCGCTGTAGACGAGACAAAATTACTGAATACAAAACCAGGAAACTGACTCAACCAAAAAGGAAGCAACAAAGGGACTTACTGAAAGGCACCGGTTAGTTTGTGGCTAAACAAACTTAAAGCAGAGATGACTTGATGGGTAAAAGAAAAGCCTTAAATATAATCCAGATTCAAGGCTCTGCTAAAAGTCTGCTGTAAAAACCAAAGGTGAAGTATAACGTGGGTTGTGGTTGAAAAGCTGAGGGTCACAAACTGCTGACCTTACACGTCCTCTAACAGGCCAGTGTTTTGTTAGGTTGTAGGTGTCAGTGGTGTGTTTGAGAATTTACTGATGAAATGATGAAGTTATACAAAAAGCATAGAGATTGTAAAGATGCGTTACACTCCGCATGTGCTGCTGTAAAATGCTGTCATAAAGGAGAGATCCTGTGGATGTGGCACTTTCCATTCTCATTTTATAAGCCCATCACATGTTTGCATGTAGACCTTTAATCTGCCCGTGGCGGTGCTGGAGTCAACCGCACAGTGCAGTTTATTACTATAGAGTAAAGCTTTATCTTTGTCTTAATCTGCATTTGTAGGTGATCAGATTAAATTCTGATGAAAAATGCCTGAAACAGATCTTCAAACTGATGTCTTGTTTTATCCAGCTGGCAGGCTCGTTAATGGTCACATGACATGAAGAAAATCAGTCGTATATCCACAACTGACACCAACTTTGTACATTTGTAGGTCTTCAGTTAACTTCTTTACATTATTAGTAAATTAAAAGTCAGGTTATATTTAAGACATGTGACTATGATGTTTGAGAAAGCCGTCCAGATGGAGTCTTTGTTGCCCCCGACTACCCCTTCCCTTCTTCGTGTGTTAAATATTGAACTGGGACTCTGTCACTGCTTGTGGTGGTGTAATGTTTTGCCTGACAGTACAGTGAACTGGCACGATTTCCCCTCTGTCAGCATGAATCCTGCCGCTGACAGTCCTCCGGGCCTCTCTCAAAGTCGCAGTTTTTATAGGCAGCAGCAGGTTGGCTTCAGTCACGTCTCCTCAGAGGAGTGGCTGTGCCACATTACAGCAACTCTGGCCcacatatttaattttatttatttggtgtgTCTGCACGAGGCTTTGAGCAGTCGTCACGATCCAGTTTCACTGGAGCAAATGAAACTTTCTTTGGACAAACGTGCACAGTGTTGCAGAAATGATGCCGAGATGAGTGAATGAGTTGGTAGCAGGGCGTTTAtagttttgcatgttttaaattttcattttgtttatccagtttttgtatcttttttaaattaaagcgcaacattgtttccattttttttcttagattgtagtttttgtattatttcagtttatttgtatttttaactgtttttttttgttttttgttttttttttaacagctagTTTTTGTGCAATGGATATTTTCATGGGAAAGGTGGTTTACCAGTAAGCTGTAGTATGGTGTGTACTGGCACAGGTGCTGTACAAGTTGACAGTAAGCGTTAGGTGGCATCAGTCAGTGCTGCCTTAGTTTGGTTGGTATGTAAGAAACATTCTCCTGAGCCTAACCTTTCATTCAGTAGAACAACTTGTTTTAGAGTAAAATCCACAGTCACATGATGCTCACACTGGTGGCTAACTTCTACAAGCCCTCAGCTCTAATCTTATTGAGTTTGGGTGGGAATTCCACTGTGGCAATTCTTATCATGTCCAACCCTCTGAAGCCCAGTGGAAGCAGCACTCATCCTCTCAGCTCTGCACAAACATGTCAGACATGTTCGGTCAAAGTTGGTCTTGTGGCAAATTGAAAGTCATGGAAACAGTAACACGTGGGACATTGTAAAGTACAAATGGCCGAATCGCGTAGTGAATTACCGTAACAGAAacactgcttttgttttgtttaaaataaaaaaagctgcaGTTTAACCCTACGAGTGTGATGGTAGACGACCTGACCTACTGAGTCACTTCACACATTACAGACTGTTGCTAAAAGTATCGAGACCGACAGGAAGTGATGGGAGGCAAAACTGACATGCAGAAGGTTAGCTGCAGAATCAGGGAGGTTACACTTGCATGGTATGTGTTACGGTCAGGATGAAGGCGTAAATCTGTTGTTGTCTGACAAAATTTCATTTCCTgaattggctgcatttttaaaaaactgagatTTGTTGGTGTAACTGTATAGATCTTAGTGTTTCTGCATGTGTATAAACATAACAGCACGTGCTGGACTGCAGTAATCGAGTTCTGAACCACCAATGAAGTAAtgtttcactgcagctgcatGCAGTTGAGCTGCCCTGGTAAATACAGCTATTCCTGTTgagtaaatcatttttattattagtgtttttgtcattattaTATCCTGTAACTCGTGTGTGAGGAAAGCACTCTGAAGAACTCTGTGGTTGATTTGAGTCTAACTTCTGTACTTCCTCTCCCAACAGGAATGTATTTTATCAGGCATTATGTCAGTGAATGGGAAAAAGGTTCTGCACATGGATCGCAACTCCTACTACGGAGGTGATAGCGCCTCCATCACACCTCTTGAAGACGTAAGTTGACCTCCCACATCTCTGATTTCTCTTTTGTATTGAGTTGGTTGTTTCACCACAGTGATGTGGAGTTAGGATGAACGTTTGTATTTTAAGGCCGGTAATGGCTTCTTTTAACATGGATCCATTTTGTTCTGAAACGCCACACGTTCCTCTTCTATCCAGCAGAGGTGGTGATGATAGAATTAGCATATTTCATTTTGTGAGAGTAGGAAATTAAGATGCCGCTGTGAAAGTGGAAGCTGTTGCCTGTGGGTCAGATGTTATGTGTCTCACTACAGCTCTACAAGCGCTTCAACCTTCCCGGAAGCCCTCCTGACTCAATGGGAAAAGGCCGGGATTGGAACGTGGACCTTGTCCCTAAATTCCTCATGGCCAATGGTATAGTTTCCCTGATCTTTGGTAGACAAGAAACGATATAATAACTGGGCAACGATTAAAAGGATCCTTAGATGTGATAACGATGAACGTTTCCATGAATGAAAGTATCCCTTTGTTGCAGGTCAGCTGGTCCGCATGCTGCTGATCACACAGGTGACTCGCTACCTGGATTTCAAAGTGGTTGAAGGCAGTTTTGTGTACAAGAAGCCCAAAATCCATAAAGTTCCCTCTACGGAGACTGAGGCCCTGGCATCCAGTGAGTCTAGTTAAATACTGAACGGTTTAGTGgaaggttgttttgttgctctcGTTATGGATTTCCTCCTTTTCTAAACTCGTTCTCACTCAAAGGTCTGATGGGGCTGTTTGAGAAGCGGCGCTTCAGAAAGTTCCTGGTCTTTGTTGCCAACTTTGATGAGAATGACCCCAAGACTATGGAGGGTGTCGACCCAAAGAAGACGACGATGAGGGAAATATACAAGAAGTTTGACCTGGGCCAGGAAGTCATGGACTTCACCGGTCACTCCCTTGCTCTCTACCGTACAGATGAGTTAGTAGCCTTCTTTTGTCTTAACAGTGTCTGTAATTGGGCATGATTATGATGGCCTCTGCTGTGAAACGCTGCAGCTTGTAGCATTTAGATTGTTCTAATTGTTCTGCCCTTAGTTACCTGGATCAACCCTGCATGGAAGCAATCAACAGGATAAAGCTTTACAGTGAGTCTCTGGCCCGATATGGCAAGAGCCCATATCTGTACCCACTGTACGGCCTGGGAGAACTGCCACAAGGCTTTGCCAGGTAGGGGACACTTTCCATTGTTAGACACGTGTGATGAATATTTTGTTTGTACCAAAAAGATGTTAACTGTGGTTTAGGGTTGGATATTCTGCTTCGTAGTCTGATATCTACCCTAAGTTGTCACACTGTTTGTAGGTTTTGGTTTCATTTACCTTCCTGCAGTGAGTTCTGAAAGTTTAATAAGCTACAGTATAGgttgctcccttattcacagggGGGTTGGCACAGCAGGTGGCACCACGTTTTCAATCTGGCAGTTTGGCAGATTAGATCCTAGTTCACCAGTCCTAGATTTAAACGGAGCACTTGTTTTTACTCTAACTTtgatatattgtaatatacgcAGCCTTTCTCTTTGCAGCAGTTATTGTATGCACACAGCCCGGTCACAGActtccagtgtgtgaatgtgtaaagtgctttgaggtccttagggactagtaaagcgctttacaaatacaggccatttaccatttgtaacTCATCCAATGTGACGACACTCAGTCAAATCCTTCATTCAGAGCACGTGTGCAAACCAAACTCTGTGAGGAGACCACAGTAGAGTTAAAGCTGAGATGCTGGTTTACATGTGAGCTTGAGTTAAGGAGGAAACTCAAACTacacattttcattgttattttattttttaagtaagcatttttatttgaagacaactttttatatttttcaataCTTTGTTTGAGTGCACGACTGTCAGGCTGCTTCAGAATATACTGCGATGACTAATAATCCACATGGAACTTGATATGTTGGACTTTTTGTTTGAGGACGTTTTCTTTAACTGGACTTTGTTACATTGAGGTTGGGTGTGGTTTTGACTCTTGAATTGTGACTCAATTTCCAGGCTTAGCGCCATCTACGGTGGGACGTACATGCTGAACAAGCCAATAGAAGAGATTGTGATGGAGAATGGGAAGGTGGTGGGAGTCAAGTCGGAGGGGGAGGTGAGTAACGCCGGTCCCAGTAGTGCTGAAGGCACAGCCAGACTGGTTCCTCCTTTTATTATGTTCCCCTATCCttaagagtagaaaagcgctgtattAGAACCAGCATCTGCAAAGACTGTCTCAGGGACGATCGTGGCTCAACAGCTGGCagctcgtcttgtaatcggaaggttgccggttcgagccccggctcggacagtctcggtcgttgtgtccttgggcgagacacttcacccgttgcctactggtggtggtcagagggcccggtggcgccagtgtccggcagcctcgcctctgtcagtgcgccccagctGTGggtacaatgtagctgccatcaccagtgtgtggatgggtggatgtgtaaagcgctatacaaatacagaccatttaccatgttTTGCTCTGATGGAGAATCACAGTGACAGTGATTGGTGGCCACCTGGATTAATGGCGTTTTATAATCTTAATGTCCCTGCAGTTGCTCTTTGGTGTTGTTCACTACTTTAACTTtttgaacatgtttgcaaatcACAGATTGCAAGGTGCAAGCAGCTGATCTGCGACCCCAGCTACATTATGGATCGTGTCACCAAAGTGGGTCAGGTGATCAGAGCCATCTGCATCTTGAGTCATCCTATAGCCAACACTGGCGACGTAAACTCGTGCCAGATCATCATCCCCCAGAATCAGGTCAACAGGAAACACGGTGAgcagccagcctcatgtttaGGCCTTTAGGATCAAATTTTCAGTCAGCTGTATAGTGTGCTTGTATAGTCAGACCTTAACGTCCTAACTTGCGTAGTAAGTGAAAATCCTTTCATCCCCACACCCCAACCTTCCACACCAAGCATCCACCCGATGTGCAGTCACGTTCTCGAGATGCACGTCAGGTTTTACTTAAGGCTCAGATCTGATGCAGGGTTTCAAACGTCTAACATCAAAACGTTGAGCACTGGCACTAAATGACAACATTGAATGTGACACTAActtgagtttttcttttgcagacaTCTATGTTTGTATGATCTCCTTTGCACACAATGTGGCTGCGCAGGGTAAATACATCGCCATCGTTAGCACCACAGTGGAGACGGGTGAGCCAGAGAAGGAGATCAAGCCAGCCCTGGACTTACTGGAGCCCATCGAGCAGAAGTTTGTCAGCATTAGCGACCAGTATGCACCCACTGACATTGGGACTGAAAGTCAGGTATGAAGATGAAATATTGTTTATACTATTACACAGTTTGTTCTTGACCGTGCCACGGTGACCTACCAGAAAGTTAGCCCTGCCAGAAACACTTCTGTTgagtttgtttttgcctttttccagtgttttgtgtgctttcacaccatttttctgtgtgctggtgttttcttcagtttgaccTCCGACCGTACACTTCCCAGTATTGCTACTATTGCCAAATACCCACAGAGGAAAAACGTGTCATTCCAGGATTTTTCATGCATGTGTCCGTATCCCTCATCTTCATCTGTATTTCCCATCAAGTATATCAATCTCTGAACTTGTggagatgtttttgtgttgtgaaTGTTTAAATCTCAGTGCTAACACAGTGGGAGTTGATGTCACAGTTAAACCTGACTAGAAGTGTTAAAAAAATGGTGTCAGATCCAGACTGGGCTGAAGTCTGTTTCTGTCAGTTTCCAGCTTGGATCTGAATGGCATGTTTAACATGGCTAAAGTCAGCGATGCAGTTAATGAAGCACACAGCGTTGGTGTCTTATAGATGTGTGACTAGCACATGGCCGTATTTATCACATGATAAAGGCAGACTTGGTTTAATCTCTGTGCAGTTGAGCTGATTTGTCAGAGTGCACATCTTCAACAACTGCATGTTATCCTTCTGTCGTTAGCTTTAGCTTGTAAATCTGCCTACAAGGCTAAAAACCAGTCGGCAGATATTGTTATTAAATGTCCTGGACATGACTGCAAAGTTCTGCCATATATCTGTGTGCACTGCAGTTTCTTTACTCTAATGCTGGGTTTTTACACGAGGCACACACAACGTGCTCGATCAGCTCCGCCCACAAAGGTTTACAAAGCCATTGAAAGCTCCTCTGTGACCACAGAAATAAAAGGAGGATACTTTTGTAACTAATGATTTGTAGTGTGCGTAGTTGACATGAAAGAACGCACTGCGTGCTCTTACTGCCACCTGGTGAACAGTTACAGTTGAACATCTCGGGCGCTTTGATTGGACTTCTTTTAGTTCTTGGAGACTTTGCTCTGTTGTTGCTTCTACTTTGTATGGATGATTGTTTTGCTTATTTCACGATGTTTGCTCTGTGACGTTAAGGCACACTTGGACTTTTGTTTCCCTCTAGATCTTCATCTCTCGGTCCTACGATGCAACAACTCACTTTGAGACCACCTGTGATGACATCAAGGACATCTACAAGAGGATGACAGGCTCAGAGTTTGACTTTGCTGAGATGGAGCGCAAGAAGAAAGACACCTTTGGTGACGATGATTCGTAGAGGCAGCCAGTCCTGCAACACTCTGATAATCAAAGACAACGGAAATCttataaaaaatagaaaacttaCACAAAAAAGTAAAGACCAGTGGGCTGACTGATTACTCGAGTACACAGTTTGCCCACTGAAGAAGTTGATGATGCATAGAGAGAGGCGGTATAGTTTTGTTGGATAGGGTTCAGGGAGAGCGCTATGCTTCTTCACATCATTCAGGTGGGTGTTGCACTAAATACTGGTTATATCTAATAGACAGTTAATACCCTACATTTTTCTAATTCATCATGCTAAGACGATGCGTAGTCCAAAGATGCCAAATGAAACGATTCATAATCAATAGTATCTGGAAAAGATGTACACTATATACTCGGCTGATATTTTGTATATGCAGGTGTTCTTTTCGTGTCAGGTTCTGTGAGTTGTGGCTTGGCATCGTGTGTCTGTATTCAGTTGTGGTGTGTTGAGCTGAGTGTTCCTCACAGGATGTGGCAGTTCCTGCACTTTCAGGCCGGTAACAGCAGAGCGCCGTGCGAGGCAGCACCTCAGCATCCACATCATATGGTCCGGTTTTGTAAAAGTGCTTTAGTGGTGTATGGGCTAggtcttctttctttgtttgatcCCCTGATTGTGCGACAGCATACAGTAAGTCACAGGCACGACTGTAGCTCAACATGAACCTCCTGAACCGGTTTTCAACACTTTGAGTTACTATAATGCATCTGAGAAAAATGTATTAGTTCCTGTATTACCCAAAATAATCAAAGACCCGAGCATTAACAGCAGATTGATGACACATGTAATTGCTTAAGAAGGACCAAATGTGTACTGCAGCAGTATTGAACTGATGGGAGCCTTGTGATATCTGGTTTTGAACAACTGTtgttaaaaaaggaagaaaaaaattatcttGGGGCTCAAATGATTTCTGTActgcaaagtaaaaaaagaaaaactttgtcaAAATCCAAAGCTGtgtgagatttatttattttagtagtTTCAAGTATGCAGCAGGCTTTGTAATGTCTGCTTCTACACATCCTTACCCTGACAACATTTGGTAGTGCATCATCATGGATGAAAGCTCA
The Astatotilapia calliptera chromosome 17, fAstCal1.2, whole genome shotgun sequence genome window above contains:
- the gdi2 gene encoding rab GDP dissociation inhibitor beta, which produces MDEEYDVIVLGTGLTECILSGIMSVNGKKVLHMDRNSYYGGDSASITPLEDLYKRFNLPGSPPDSMGKGRDWNVDLVPKFLMANGQLVRMLLITQVTRYLDFKVVEGSFVYKKPKIHKVPSTETEALASSLMGLFEKRRFRKFLVFVANFDENDPKTMEGVDPKKTTMREIYKKFDLGQEVMDFTGHSLALYRTDDYLDQPCMEAINRIKLYSESLARYGKSPYLYPLYGLGELPQGFARLSAIYGGTYMLNKPIEEIVMENGKVVGVKSEGEIARCKQLICDPSYIMDRVTKVGQVIRAICILSHPIANTGDVNSCQIIIPQNQVNRKHDIYVCMISFAHNVAAQGKYIAIVSTTVETGEPEKEIKPALDLLEPIEQKFVSISDQYAPTDIGTESQIFISRSYDATTHFETTCDDIKDIYKRMTGSEFDFAEMERKKKDTFGDDDS